A single window of Drosophila suzukii chromosome 3, CBGP_Dsuzu_IsoJpt1.0, whole genome shotgun sequence DNA harbors:
- the LOC108012585 gene encoding cyclic GMP-AMP synthase-like protein, which yields MSPQNKIKDILKNLQISDEDRCVYTMDAIDIQNQVIEKLKKEDSTFRSAFDGLSLTGSYLDRVKLKTPDEFDLHMKLKFPFQITPERDENGFVFLYAPGGNHSPIVSGGYICRQELQGWLRGIFKKVFNPTLCLQSSRSYNTYTVSYTMEGYGCAHSIEAKCGNRIISFDLVPAFEFTNSQWPLANPPVSYQVRSEHPWFAIPQKKSRSSDDRTFMVCAPHWEREMMKGSYNMKNVLRLMKGLRDANCTDFPHLSSYMLKTVLLHELKSVNWQRDEGPLLVEMWGKLLLRLNAGRLDFFLADGHNIFDRLNERELNTCRHNATITYGKLQQYYSYNNGFQLYNLFEKN from the exons ATGAGTCCCcagaataaaatcaaagacatttTGAAGAACTTGCAAATTTCTGACGAAGATCGTTGTGTATACACGATGGACGCTATAGATATTCAAAACCAAGTGATTGAGAAGCTAAAAAAGGAGGACTCAACTTTTCGAAGTGCCTTTGACGGCCTGAGCCTAACTG GAAGTTACTTGGATCGCGTCAAGTTGAAGACTCCCGATGAATTTGATTTGCACATGAAGCTTAAGTTCCCATTCCAAATCACCCCGGAACGAGATGAAAATGGGTTTGTCTTCCTGTATGCACCTGGAGGAAATCATTCGCCGATCGTGTCTGGTGGCTATATTTGTCGCCAGGAACTTCAGGGCTGGTTGCGTGGTATCTTCAAGAAGGTGTTCAATCCAACTCTGTGCCTTCAAAGTAGCAGGAGTTATAATACGTATACTGTGTCGTATACAATGGAGGGATACGGCTGCGCCCATTCGATTGAGGCCAAGTGTGGAAATCGCATTATATCCTTCGATCTAGTGCCGGCTTTCGAGTTTACAAATTCTCAGTGGCCGTTGGCTAATCCACCGGTTTCGTATCAGGTGCGTAGCGAACATCCTTGGTTCGCCATTCCGCAAAAGAAATCGAGGAGCTCCGACGATCGCACTTTTATGGTTTGTGCCCCCCACTGGGAACGCGAAATGATGAAGGGCTCTTACAATATGAAGAACGTATTGCGCCTCATGAAGGGATTACGCGATGCTAATTGCACCGATTTCCCGCATTTGTCCAGTTACATGCTGAAAACCGTGCTCCTTCATGAACTCAAAAGTGTTAACTGGCAACGCGACGAAGGTCCTTTGTTGGTGGAGATGTGGGGTAAATTGCTACTTCGCCTCAATGCTGGCAGACTGGATTTCTTCTTAGCCGACGGCCACAATATCTTTGATCGTCTAAACGAACGAGAACTAAATACCTGTCGCCATAACGCTACAATTACTTACGGAAAATTACAACAATACTACTCCTATAACAACGGATTTCAGTTGTATAACCTTTTTGAAAAGAACTAA
- the Nelf-E gene encoding negative elongation factor E, which produces MVYIHFPSNLTEEEQMLQAKYQKLKKKKKALQAHKAPKPEPESSLTLKRPTDARDAREVARKLIKSGAIPAIQKQTKQDQTSFKRPKGQERAKRSTSETSVASYQPFSSTQNDVAQETIISEIIKEEPRRQNLYQHFATERDREERGMPEKVPMDTAQPEKPRAGNTIFVSGNKVTEDFLKKTFNDYGTIVNVSMEIEKSRGFVSFAKPESADRAIAEMHGKNVNGINLQVQLARRQPQIEPINDASSSAVWSSIAASKSQKGSHKDHREMVQYDEDFLL; this is translated from the exons ATGGTTTACATACACTTCCCCAGCAATTTAACAGAAGAGGAGCAAATGCTGCAGGCCAAGTACCAAAAACTGAAGAAGAAG AAAAAGGCCCTGCAGGCGCACAAGGCGCCCAAGCCGGAGCCGGAGAGCTCCCTGACCCTGAAGCGTCCCACGGATGCGCGGGATGCCCGCGAGGTTGCCAGGAAACTGATCAAAAGCGGAGCCATTCCCGCCATCCAAAAGCAGACCAAACAGGATCAGACCTCCTTTAAACGGCCCAAGGGCCAGGAGAGGGCCAAGCGATCGACCTCGGAAACCAGTGTCGCCTCCTACCAACCCTTCTCGTCCACCCAGAACGACGTGGCCCAGGAGACGATCATCAGCGAGATCATCAAGGAGGAGCCGCGACGCCAGAATCTCTACCAACACTTTGCCACCGAGCGGGATCGCGAAGAGCGTGGCATGCCCGAGAAAGTGCCCATGGACACGGCCCAGCCGGAGAAACCTCGGGCCGGAAACACTATCTTCGTGTCCGGCAACAAGGTCACCGAGGATTTCCTGAAGAAGACCTTCAACGACTACGGCACTATTGTCAATGTTTCCATGGAGATTGAGAAGAG TCGCGGCTTTGTATCTTTCGCCAAGCCCGAGTCCGCAGATCGGGCAATTGCGGAAATGCATGGCAAGAACGTGAATGGCATCAATTTGCAGGTGCAGCTGGCTAGACGTCAACCCCAAATTGAGCCGATCAACGACGCCTCTTCGTCCGCAGTGTGGTCCTCCATTG CTGCCAGCAAGTCCCAAAAGGGCAGCCACAAGGACCACCGCGAGATGGTCCAATACGATGAGGATTTCTTGTTGTAA
- the LOC108013473 gene encoding LETM1 domain-containing protein 1 gives MALALRVARLASVPANCWPRDRRPLLHLCSSDSRNYATKPEAATPPAQIKRNVAAEITSVGKVIYETGWDANKPTDKPKVQKPSSSSPQQPAQGAPEDEKRKELDTVKSKRDQMRDNMQDYIFTRYFNYVKNYDKVLEKNFPKAMQLYRVFFDGVKDFFGDMKRFLKIARIANDSPQGIRALNRQELELYMQMPRDMMKVAPALIGCSLPMVGYAFFPLVFYYPRSFLTAHFWTSQQRSEFLSYYMKRRLCNNKDVFRCLQAKLKATAAHPKHLAFADILGQLGSGTHPTPEMLIDVKDIFADGPYSLLGMSRKHVRNLVNLHGLPSSIFKRHRLHEHAFLVHYMDQAITREGGVHNLTPEALRYSCYLRGLNPDSLSSEVMIEWLRKWVKVSTSIQSEHITLFLHLPILLGYNHPNNWKTIYGKCPP, from the exons ATGGCGTTGGCGTTGCGCGTGGCCCGATTGGCCTCGGTTCCGGCCAACTGCTGGCCCCGGGATCGCCGGCCACTGTTACACCTGTGCAGCAG TGATAGCAGAAACTACGCAACAAAGCCCGAAGCCGCGACCCCGCCGGCTCAAATCAAGCGAAATGTGGCCGCCGAGATAACCAGCGTGGGCAAGGTCATTTACGAAACGGGCTGGGATGCCAACAAGCCGACCGATAAGCCAAAGGTCCAGAAGCCCAGCAGCTCCTCCCCCCAGCAGCCGGCGCAAGGAGCGCCCGAGGACGAGAAGCGCAAGGAGCTGGACACCGTGAAATCCAAAAGAGATCAGATGCGGGACAATATGCAGGACTACATATTCACCCGCTACTTCAACTATGTCAAGAACTATGACAAAGTGCTCGAAAAGAACTTCCCGAAGGCCATGCAGCTGTACCGGGTGTTCTTCGATGGTGTCAAGGACTTTTTTGGCGACATGAAGCGCTTCCTGAAGATTGCCCGCATAGCCAATGATTCGCCCCAGGGAATCAGAGCCCTGAATCGTCAGGAGCTGGAGCTGTACATGCAGATGCCGCGGGACATGATGAAGGTGGCCCCGGCTTTAATTGGCTGCTCCCTGCCCATGGTGGGCTATGCATTCTTTCCTCTCGT CTTCTATTACCCCCGCTCCTTTCTCACTGCCCACTTCTGGACTTCGCAGCAGCGCTCCGAGTTCCTGAGCTACTACATGAAGCGGCGACTGTGCAACAACAAGGACGTCTTTCGCTGCCTGCAGGCCAAGCTCAAAGCGACCGCCGCTCATCCCAAGCACTTGGCTTTCGCTGATATCCTGGGACAGCTGGGCAGCGGCACCCACCCCACGCCAGAGATGCTCATCGATGTCAAGGACATATTCGCCGATGGACCCTACTCCCTGCTGGGGATGTCAAGGAAGCATGTT AGAAACCTAGTCAACCTTCATGGCCTGCCCAGCAGCATCTTCAAGCGACATCGCCTTCACGAGCACGCCTTTCTGGTCCACTACATGGACCAGGCCATAACCCGCGAGGGAGGCGTCCACAACTTGACTCCGGAGGCTCTGCGCTACTCCTGCTATCTGCGCGGATTGAATCCCGACAGCCTCAGCAGCGAAGTCATGATCGAGTGGCTGCGTAAGTGGGTCAAGGTGTCCACATCGATACAAAGCGAACATATCACGCTGTTCCTGCACTTGCCCATCCTGCTGGGCTACAACCATCCCAACAACTGGAAGACCATCTATGGCAAATGCCCCCCTTGA
- the RpL14 gene encoding large ribosomal subunit protein eL14 isoform X2, whose translation MALLVCALQHCPKCNPTTPCSLCAVKKILSFSFFPVSVMPFERFVQTGRIAKASAGPLKGRLVAIVDVIDQNRVLVDGPLTGVPRQEYRLNNLHLTKYRIKFPYTAPTRIVRKAWTESDLKAQWKVSPWYVKAQNICKRSSLNDFDRFKLRYAKRQRNKLLTIAFNTLKKRTKADGTPRVLKKDRRERLRAEKAKGGKKAAAKK comes from the exons ATGGCCCTACTAGTTTGTGCTTTACAACACTGTCCGAAATGCAACCCTACAACGCCATGTTCCCTCTGTGCTGTCAAAAAAATTCTTTCCTTCTCTTTCTTTCCGGTTAGCGTCATG CCTTTCGAGAGATTCGTACAAACTGGTCGCATTGCCAAGGCCTCCGCAGGTCCCCTTAAGGGGCGCCTGGTGGCCATCGTCGACGTCATCGACCAAAACAGA GTTCTGGTCGATGGTCCTCTGACCGGCGTGCCCCGTCAGGAATACAGATTGAACAATCTGCATCTGACCAAGTACCGCATCAAGTTCCCCTACACCGCGCCCACGCGCATCGTGCGCAAGGCCTGGACAGAGAGCGACCTGAAGGCCCAGTGGAAGGTCAGCCCCTGGTACGTCAAGGCACAGAACATCTGCAAG CGCTCCTCGTTGAACGACTTTGACCGCTTCAAGCTGCGTTATGCTAAGCGCCAGCGCAACAAGCTGCTGACCATCGCCTTCAACACACTGAAGAAGCGCACCAAGGCTGACGGCACTCCCCGCGTCCTGAAGAAGGATCGTCGCGAGCGTCTGCGTGCCGAGAAGGCCAAGGGTGGCAAGAAGGCCGCGGCCAAGAAGTAA
- the RpL14 gene encoding large ribosomal subunit protein eL14 isoform X5, whose product MPFERFVQTGRIAKASAGPLKGRLVAIVDVIDQNRVLVDGPLTGVPRQEYRLNNLHLTKYRIKFPYTAPTRIVRKAWTESDLKAQWKVSPWYVKAQNICKRSSLNDFDRFKLRYAKRQRNKLLTIAFNTLKKRTKADGTPRVLKKDRRERLRAEKAKGGKKAAAKK is encoded by the exons CCTTTCGAGAGATTCGTACAAACTGGTCGCATTGCCAAGGCCTCCGCAGGTCCCCTTAAGGGGCGCCTGGTGGCCATCGTCGACGTCATCGACCAAAACAGA GTTCTGGTCGATGGTCCTCTGACCGGCGTGCCCCGTCAGGAATACAGATTGAACAATCTGCATCTGACCAAGTACCGCATCAAGTTCCCCTACACCGCGCCCACGCGCATCGTGCGCAAGGCCTGGACAGAGAGCGACCTGAAGGCCCAGTGGAAGGTCAGCCCCTGGTACGTCAAGGCACAGAACATCTGCAAG CGCTCCTCGTTGAACGACTTTGACCGCTTCAAGCTGCGTTATGCTAAGCGCCAGCGCAACAAGCTGCTGACCATCGCCTTCAACACACTGAAGAAGCGCACCAAGGCTGACGGCACTCCCCGCGTCCTGAAGAAGGATCGTCGCGAGCGTCTGCGTGCCGAGAAGGCCAAGGGTGGCAAGAAGGCCGCGGCCAAGAAGTAA
- the RpL14 gene encoding large ribosomal subunit protein eL14 isoform X4, producing the protein MAARSASLPFERFVQTGRIAKASAGPLKGRLVAIVDVIDQNRVLVDGPLTGVPRQEYRLNNLHLTKYRIKFPYTAPTRIVRKAWTESDLKAQWKVSPWYVKAQNICKRSSLNDFDRFKLRYAKRQRNKLLTIAFNTLKKRTKADGTPRVLKKDRRERLRAEKAKGGKKAAAKK; encoded by the exons CCTTTCGAGAGATTCGTACAAACTGGTCGCATTGCCAAGGCCTCCGCAGGTCCCCTTAAGGGGCGCCTGGTGGCCATCGTCGACGTCATCGACCAAAACAGA GTTCTGGTCGATGGTCCTCTGACCGGCGTGCCCCGTCAGGAATACAGATTGAACAATCTGCATCTGACCAAGTACCGCATCAAGTTCCCCTACACCGCGCCCACGCGCATCGTGCGCAAGGCCTGGACAGAGAGCGACCTGAAGGCCCAGTGGAAGGTCAGCCCCTGGTACGTCAAGGCACAGAACATCTGCAAG CGCTCCTCGTTGAACGACTTTGACCGCTTCAAGCTGCGTTATGCTAAGCGCCAGCGCAACAAGCTGCTGACCATCGCCTTCAACACACTGAAGAAGCGCACCAAGGCTGACGGCACTCCCCGCGTCCTGAAGAAGGATCGTCGCGAGCGTCTGCGTGCCGAGAAGGCCAAGGGTGGCAAGAAGGCCGCGGCCAAGAAGTAA